The genomic stretch TCAATAGTGCGGGTGCCGATATAGCATCGGCATCTTATAGCGGCCCTATCGCCAAACAAAAGGCAAAGAGCAGCAACACCGCTTTGCTTAAGGCGCAAGCCGATCTCAGCTCGGCACTCGAAACATACCAGGCTACGCTCGGCATGGTCGTAGCTCCGGCAGATGGCAAGATCAGCGATCTCATGGTTACGGAAGGCATGGTGATTTCCTCAAGCTCATCAAGCAGTAGCAGCGGCTCGTCGAGTAGCAGCTCAGGTCAAGGATCGTCGAGCGGAAGCAGTTCGAGTAGCAGCTCGGGTTCATCGAGTTCGGGAGGCCAGACGGTCGCACATCTTTCCATCGACAGCAATCCGATAGCATCGGTTAATTTGACCGAGATCGACATTAGTAAGGTAAAAGTCGGCCAGAAGGTCACGCTCACGCTCGATGCCTTTACGGATAAAACATTTACCGGCAAGGTGCTCGGCATCAACCGCAGCGGCTCGGTCAGTTCCGGCGTTACCAACTACCCGGTCTCAATCGTGTTCGACACCTTGGATGAAAACATCCTGCCCAATATGGCAGCAAGCGCCAACATTATTACCGAGACCAAAGACAACGTGTTGCTTGTTCCGGTCGGGGCGGTTAAAACATCGAACGGAGCATCGACCGTTCAGGTACTCAAGAACAATAAAACGCAGGATGTAACGGTTGAAACCGGCATCTCTTCCGACAGCCAAATTGAAGTTGCATCGGGCTTAACCGAAGGACAAACCATCGTCACCGCGACCATAAGCACCGCCACCCAGGCGGCAAGCAGCTCCAGCGGCTCGTCACCGTTTAGCGGCAGCTTTGGAAACAGAAGTAGCGGCGGCGGCAGTAACAGCAGTGGCAGTAGTACAAATCGCAGTGGTAGCAGCTCGGGTGCGTTAGGCGGCGGCATGGGCGGCCCTCCCGGTGGTGGTCCCGGTGGCTTTTAGCGCCCAAGCAGCACAACGAGTTCCCGATCAGGGCGATTCGATCATCAGCCTAGAACACATCACCAAAGTGTATAAAACCGAGTTGGTGGAAACCGTTGCGCTCGCCGATATCACGTTCGACGTACGACCCGGTGAATTTGTAGCCATCATGGGCCCTTCGGGAAGCGGAAAATCGACGCTCATGCACATCCTGGGCGCGCTCGACAAACCCACCTCGGGCACCTACATTCTTGACGGCAAAGATGTGGGCAAACTCTCGGGTATCGAGCTTGCGCACATCCGAAACCAGAGCATAGGCTTCGTTTTTCAATCATATAACCTGCTCGCCCGCACAACTGCGATGAAAAACGTGATGGTCCCGATGGCGTACGCGCGTATGCCGAAAGAGGAACGCACGCGCCGGACAACAGAGCTTCTTGAGATGGTGGGGCTCGGCGACAGGATGGAGCACACTTCAAACCAGCTCTCCGGCGGCCAGCAGCAGCGCGTGGCGATAGCCCGCTCACTCGCCATGGACCCGGCAATTATTCTTGCCGACGAGCCGACCGGAAATCTTGCGTCAGCCCAGGGAGAAGAGATTATGGAAATATTCCATAATCTGCACGCTAAGGGGCATACGATTATTATGATCACGCACGAGCCGAGTATTGCCGAGCACGCGGAGCGCGTCATTTTTATCCAGGATGGCAAAGTTTTCTCAGACGATAATCATCATCTCCAACGCTACGTTGGTCTCAATAAAAACACTATAAGGGAAGATGCTCATGGAACTATTTGAAACGATAGCAACCGCTATCGAGGCCTTACGGCTCAATAAGATGCGAACTGCGCTGGCCACTCTGGGCATCGTCATCGGCATCGGCGCGGTTATCGCCCTGGTGTCTTTAGGACAATCGAGCCAACTCTCAATCCAGTCCCAGATACAGACGCTCGGATCAAATCTGCTAACCGTCAGGCCGGGTGCGCAAAATAGTGGCGGCGTGCGAGGCGCTACGGGAGGCGGAACCACTCTAACCCTAAAAGACGCCGAAGCGATTATGACTTCATCGCAGGTGACGACGGTGGCAAATGTCTCGCCGGAACTTAATCAGAGAAGCCAGGTCGTTGCCGGCAGAAACAACACAAACACCACGATCATGGGCTCGACACCGGCATACACAGAGGTGCATAAGCTCACGGTCGGTTCAGGGCGATTTTTTACCGACAACGAAGTAACAAGCATGGCTAAGGTCGCCGTGCTGGGCCCTACAGCCGCACAAGACCTCTTTGCCGACGCTGCAAACGCGGTTGGGCAGACAATTCGAATCAACGGAGCGACGTTCACTGTCATCGGTGTTAGCGTGGCAAAAGGCGGTAGCGGTTTTTCCAGCCCGGACGATATGATTTTTATACCGCTTACTACCGCTCAGAAGATCGTTTTCGGCATGGATTACCTCGGATCGATTGCCGTAGAAGCGAAAAGCCAAGAGCAGATGACGCAAGCGCAAAACGAAGTCGGCTATTTCTTGCTTGCACGTCACAAAATCTCCGACCCGTCGAACGCTGATTTTAGCATCATGTCGCAACAAGATATTATGGGTGCCGCGACATCGGTTACCGGTACGTTCACAACGCTGCTCCAGGGCGTGGCAATGATTTCACTTTTGGTCGGTGGTATCGGTATTATGAATATCATGCTTATCACCGTTATTGAGCGCACTCGCGAGATAGGCTTGCGCAAATCCCTCGGGGCGACCGATAGCGATATAGTCACGCAATTCCTCAGTGAATCGGTTCTACTGACGCTCTCAGGCGGCGTCTTAGGAATGCTGCTCGGCGTCGGAATTGCGTACGCCGTAACCAAGATCGTACCGAGTCTCCCGTTTGTTGTGTCACTCTCTTCGATCTTGTTGGCGATCGGTGTCTCGGCCGCGATCGGCATCGCATTCGGCATATACCCCGCACAAAAAGCCGCGAAGCTATCACCGATAGAAGCGCTGCGGTTCGAATAAATATCTAAAAGCAATTATTTGTAGGAGGTACGGTAATGAGTAACGCAAAGGGAATTGTAGTAGC from Candidatus Aquicultor sp. encodes the following:
- a CDS encoding ABC transporter ATP-binding protein; this translates as MAFSAQAAQRVPDQGDSIISLEHITKVYKTELVETVALADITFDVRPGEFVAIMGPSGSGKSTLMHILGALDKPTSGTYILDGKDVGKLSGIELAHIRNQSIGFVFQSYNLLARTTAMKNVMVPMAYARMPKEERTRRTTELLEMVGLGDRMEHTSNQLSGGQQQRVAIARSLAMDPAIILADEPTGNLASAQGEEIMEIFHNLHAKGHTIIMITHEPSIAEHAERVIFIQDGKVFSDDNHHLQRYVGLNKNTIREDAHGTI
- a CDS encoding ABC transporter permease → MELFETIATAIEALRLNKMRTALATLGIVIGIGAVIALVSLGQSSQLSIQSQIQTLGSNLLTVRPGAQNSGGVRGATGGGTTLTLKDAEAIMTSSQVTTVANVSPELNQRSQVVAGRNNTNTTIMGSTPAYTEVHKLTVGSGRFFTDNEVTSMAKVAVLGPTAAQDLFADAANAVGQTIRINGATFTVIGVSVAKGGSGFSSPDDMIFIPLTTAQKIVFGMDYLGSIAVEAKSQEQMTQAQNEVGYFLLARHKISDPSNADFSIMSQQDIMGAATSVTGTFTTLLQGVAMISLLVGGIGIMNIMLITVIERTREIGLRKSLGATDSDIVTQFLSESVLLTLSGGVLGMLLGVGIAYAVTKIVPSLPFVVSLSSILLAIGVSAAIGIAFGIYPAQKAAKLSPIEALRFE